Genomic window (Paraburkholderia phenazinium):
ACACCACATCGATCCACACCGCCAGCACGAGGATGCTGCCTTTGACGATCATCTGCCAGTACGCGTCCACGTCGAGCATCGACATGCCGTTGTCGAGGCTCGCCATCACCAGTGCGCCGATCAACGCCCCATACACCGTGCCCGAGCCGCCGCGCATCGAGGTGCCGCCGATAAAGCACGCCGCGATCGCATCGAGTTCGCCCATCGATCCTGCCGAGGGCGAACCCGCTGCCAGCCGCGCCGTGTTGACGATGCCGCCGAACGCGCACATCAGCCCCATCAGCGCGAAAATCGCCAGCTTCACGCGGTTCGTATTCACACCCGACAGACGCGTCGCCTCGAGGTTCGAGCCGACCGCATAGATGCGCCGGCCGAACACGGTCTGCGTAGCGATCCACGTGAAGATGCCAAGCAGCGCGAGCAGCAACAGCACCGGCACCGGAATGCCGCCGTAACGGTCGAGCGTCGCGACGAAGCCGAACAGGATCACGCCCGCGCCGATAATCTTCGCCACGTCCTGCCAGACCGGCACCACCGCCAGTTGATAGCGCTGCCGGTTGCGGCGCTGCCGCACCGTGAGCAGCGCCAGCAGCACGAACAGCACCACGGCGAGCGTATCGCCGGCGAAGCGCGGCAAATAGCCCTGGCCGACGAACACGAAACTATCGGACACCGGTGCGATAGTCGAGCCGCCGGTCACGCCGAGCAGAATGCCCCGATAAGCCAGCATGCCGCCGAGCCCAACGATGAACGACGGCACCCGCCGGTAAGTCGACCACCAGCCGTTGAAGAGGCCCACCAGCACGCCGAGTACCATCACCACCGGCACGGTGACGCCGATCGGCCAATGACGGTTGACGTCGAGAATCGCCGCCACGCCGCCGAGCAGCCCGAGCAGCGACCCCACCGACAGATCGATCTCGCCCGCGATGATGACGAACACCATCCCGCAGGCGAGCATGCCGGTGATCGACATCTGCCGCAGCAGGTTCGACAGATTGCGCGGCGTGATGAACGCCCCGCTGGTGAGAAACGAGAAGAAGATCCAGATAGCCGCGACCGCAATCAGCAGCGCGAGAATCTTGTAGCGCGCGAACAGTTGCTGCAGCCGCTGCGCACCGCCGAACGAGCCGTGCGGCACGGCATCCTTGGCGTTTTGGGAAGTGACGTCGGGAGTCATGCTGCGCTCGCTCCGGTTGGGTTCGTGGATCGCTGCGCGGGGCGGATGGCGGCCGTCAGGATGTCCTCCTGGGTGAGGCCGTCGTTGATGAAGTCGCCGCGCAATTCGCCTTCGCCGATCACCAGCACGCGATCGCTGATGCCGAGCACCTCGGGCATTTCGGACGACACCATCACGATCGACATGCCGCGCTGCGCGAGCTGAACGATCAGTTTGTAGATTTCGTATTTGGCGCCG
Coding sequences:
- a CDS encoding sugar ABC transporter permease, with translation MTPDVTSQNAKDAVPHGSFGGAQRLQQLFARYKILALLIAVAAIWIFFSFLTSGAFITPRNLSNLLRQMSITGMLACGMVFVIIAGEIDLSVGSLLGLLGGVAAILDVNRHWPIGVTVPVVMVLGVLVGLFNGWWSTYRRVPSFIVGLGGMLAYRGILLGVTGGSTIAPVSDSFVFVGQGYLPRFAGDTLAVVLFVLLALLTVRQRRNRQRYQLAVVPVWQDVAKIIGAGVILFGFVATLDRYGGIPVPVLLLLALLGIFTWIATQTVFGRRIYAVGSNLEATRLSGVNTNRVKLAIFALMGLMCAFGGIVNTARLAAGSPSAGSMGELDAIAACFIGGTSMRGGSGTVYGALIGALVMASLDNGMSMLDVDAYWQMIVKGSILVLAVWIDVVSGSNRR